In Streptomyces sp. DG2A-72, one genomic interval encodes:
- a CDS encoding nitrate/nitrite transporter: MSAVALPGDPPGGRRAVAVWGIGVCVYFVAVIFRTSLGVAGLDAVERFDVGASALSTFSILQLLVYAGMQIPVGLLVDRLGTKKVLTIGVVLFTVGQLGFAFSPSYGMALASRALLGCGDAMTFISVLRLGSRWFPARRGPMVAQLAGLAGMAGNLVSTLVLARLLHGLGWTTAFAGSALAGVVVLVLLLLFLKDHPEGHEPEPFPHQGAAYVRRQIAASWREPGTRLGLWVHFTTQFPAMVFLLLWGLPFLVQAQGLSRASAGELLTLVVLSNMLVGLVYGQVVARHHAARLPLALGTVGATALMWAAVLAYPGEHAPMWLLVMLCAVLGACGPASMLGFDFARPANPPERQGTASGITNMGGFVASMTTLFAVGVLLDATGDDYTVAFSSVFVLQALGVSQILRLRKRAARRERERLVASRVETVHVPA, from the coding sequence ATGAGCGCCGTCGCCCTCCCCGGAGACCCGCCCGGCGGACGCCGTGCCGTCGCCGTCTGGGGCATCGGCGTCTGCGTCTACTTCGTCGCCGTCATCTTCCGTACGTCGCTGGGGGTCGCCGGCCTCGACGCGGTCGAGCGGTTCGACGTGGGCGCCTCCGCGCTGTCCACCTTCTCGATCCTCCAGCTGCTGGTGTACGCGGGCATGCAGATACCCGTGGGCCTGCTGGTCGACCGGCTCGGCACGAAGAAGGTGCTGACGATCGGCGTGGTCCTCTTCACGGTCGGGCAACTCGGGTTCGCGTTCTCACCGTCGTACGGCATGGCCCTCGCCTCCCGGGCGCTGCTCGGCTGCGGTGACGCGATGACGTTCATCAGCGTGCTGCGGCTCGGCAGCCGCTGGTTCCCGGCCCGGCGCGGGCCGATGGTGGCGCAGCTCGCCGGGCTGGCCGGCATGGCGGGCAACCTCGTCTCGACGCTGGTGCTCGCGCGCCTGCTGCACGGCTTGGGCTGGACCACGGCCTTCGCGGGGAGCGCGCTCGCGGGCGTGGTGGTGCTGGTGCTGCTCCTGCTGTTCCTGAAGGACCATCCCGAGGGACACGAGCCGGAGCCCTTCCCGCATCAGGGGGCCGCGTACGTACGGCGGCAGATCGCCGCCTCGTGGCGGGAGCCGGGGACACGGCTGGGGCTGTGGGTGCACTTCACCACCCAGTTCCCGGCGATGGTGTTCCTGCTGCTGTGGGGGCTGCCGTTCCTGGTCCAGGCGCAGGGGCTGTCGCGGGCGAGCGCCGGGGAGCTGCTGACGCTCGTCGTGCTGTCGAACATGCTCGTGGGTCTGGTGTACGGCCAGGTCGTCGCCCGGCATCACGCGGCGCGGCTGCCGCTGGCACTGGGGACCGTCGGGGCGACGGCGCTGATGTGGGCGGCCGTGCTGGCGTATCCCGGGGAGCATGCGCCGATGTGGTTGCTGGTGATGCTGTGCGCGGTGCTCGGAGCGTGCGGTCCCGCCTCGATGCTCGGGTTCGACTTCGCCCGGCCGGCGAACCCGCCGGAGCGGCAGGGCACGGCGTCCGGGATCACCAACATGGGCGGCTTCGTCGCCTCGATGACCACGCTGTTCGCGGTGGGCGTGCTGCTGGACGCGACCGGCGACGACTACACGGTGGCGTTCTCGTCGGTGTTCGTGCTCCAGGCGCTGGGCGTGAGTCAGATACTGCGGTTGCGGAAGCGGGCGGCCCGGCGGGAGCGGGAGCGGCTGGTGGCGAGCCGGGTGGAGACGGTGCATGTGCCCGCGTGA
- a CDS encoding GntR family transcriptional regulator, translating into MPSAPPAPVKQPPAADRVYTHVKQGVLERRYEGGILLTEGELAEAVGVSRTPVREALLRLEAEGLIKLYPKKGALVLPVSAQEIADVVETRLLVEEHAARKAVPASPRLITRLEELLAEQKAHAAAGDLAAAAVTNRCFHAEIVRSGGNEILSRLYDQLRDRQLRMGVAVMHSHPDRIAKTLAEHEEILRALRSGDAQAAVDVVHRHVGWFSHLARGEVR; encoded by the coding sequence ATGCCCTCAGCCCCGCCCGCACCCGTCAAGCAACCACCTGCCGCCGACCGCGTCTACACCCACGTCAAGCAGGGCGTCCTGGAACGGCGTTACGAAGGCGGCATCCTCCTCACCGAGGGCGAACTCGCCGAGGCTGTAGGGGTTTCCCGCACTCCGGTGCGCGAGGCGCTGCTCCGCCTGGAGGCCGAGGGGCTGATCAAGCTCTACCCGAAGAAGGGCGCGCTGGTCCTGCCCGTCTCCGCGCAGGAGATCGCGGACGTGGTGGAGACCCGGCTGCTGGTCGAGGAGCACGCCGCGCGGAAGGCCGTACCGGCGAGTCCGCGGTTGATCACCCGGCTGGAGGAACTGCTCGCCGAGCAGAAGGCGCACGCCGCCGCCGGCGACCTCGCCGCGGCAGCCGTCACCAACCGCTGCTTCCACGCCGAGATCGTCCGCAGCGGCGGCAACGAGATCCTCTCCCGGCTCTACGACCAACTCCGCGACCGGCAACTGCGCATGGGCGTCGCCGTGATGCACTCCCACCCCGACCGGATCGCCAAGACCCTCGCCGAGCACGAGGAGATCCTTCGGGCGCTGCGCTCCGGGGACGCGCAGGCGGCCGTCGATGTCGTCCACCGGCACGTCGGCTGGTTCTCACACCTCGCGCGGGGTGAGGTCCGATGA